The genomic interval GATTCTGCCAGTTTATCTAGCCGAAAGGACTTGTATGCACCTCTTGGCGGAAAGGGGCGTTCCTCTGGAGGAACGCCAAAAAGCGATCCTCAGCGGCCTCTCGGATTGGGATGCGGCCAGGATATTCCTCGAGGTCGTGCGTCGCGGCAGCTTCCGTTCGGCCGCCGAGCGCCTTTCACTCTCCATCAATGCCGTCCGCCGGAAGATCGACGACTTCGAACGCCAGATCGGTGCCACCCTGTTCACCCGGGACGTGCACGGCACCCATCTTACCGACGAGGGCGCGCTGGTGGTGTCCGCGGTCGAGCGTATGGAGGCCGCCACTTTCGACGTGATGCGTGCGAGTGATTCGGTCGCCAATGCGCTCTCCGGCGAAGTCCGCGTCGCCATCACCGAGGGGCTCGGAACGTTCTGGCTCGCACCGCGGCTGGTCGAATTCCAGCAGGCCTATCCGCACATCCTGGTCGACCTGCATTGCGCGATGCGTTCGGCCGACGTCAGCAGGCACGAGGCCGATGTCGCGATCCATCTGTCGCGGCCGTCCGCGCTCGACATCAAGCTGGTGCGGCTCGGCCGCATGCATCTGATGTTCTGGGCCGCGGAAAAATATATCGAGAAGTATGGCGCGCCGCGCACTGCGATGGAATTGATCAAGCACCGCCTGGTGCTGCAGTTCGCCGACCAGATCGCCGCCAAAGAGACATTTGAGAGCTTCTTCCCGGGCGTTGCGGAGCGTGACCTTCTGGTCATGAAGACCAACGTCTCAAGCGCCAACTATTGGGCTGTCGCGAACGGCGCCGGAATCGGCGTGTTCCCGAGTTACGCGATCGCGCTTGGCGGGAAGTTGGTACCGCTGGAAGTCGAGCTGAACAGACCGCTGGATATCTGGCTGTCCTACCACCCCGGTAGCGGCCGGATTCCGCGCGTGCGGCACATGATTGATTGGCTGATCGAAGCCTTCAATCCAGCGCGCTTCCCGTGGTTCAAGGACGAATTCGTGCATCCACGCGAATTCAAGGAAGTGTATATGGGCGAACCCCTGACCCAGCTCTTCGGGGGATTTTCAACCGAAGAACGGTGAACACTATGAAAGCAGCGGCAAAGAGAATGAAGCAGCGCAGTGCCGGCAAGCCGGACATTGAGCTTGGCAAACGGATCAGGCTGCGTCGCGTCGAGATGAAGATCTCGCAGGCTGAGCTTGGCGAGAAACTCGGCGTCAGCTTCCAGCAGGTCCAGAAGTACGAGAAGGGCGTCAATCGCGTCGGCGCGGCTCGCCTGCAGCAGATCGCTTCGGCCCTCGATGTGCCTGTCACCTTCTTCTACGACGGCGACAACAAGGCGCGCGAGGTCGAGAGCCTGCTGTTCCTCGACTCCGCCTTCAGCCTTCGTCTGCTGCGCGCCTACAGCAAGATCAAGGACCAGACGGTCCAGCGCCAGCTCGTGTCGCTGATGGAATCGATCGCAGCGAACGAGAGCTGAGCCGATCGACCGCTGGGCCGTTGACGGCCAATGTTCAATCGGCCGCGTCGCGGGGGCGCGGCCGGATTGGACGTGAGCTTGCCGCGCGGACGACGTGCGGCTTTTGCTTTTTCGGGGGCTGCGTGCCCCCTTCGCACCCGGATTTCTTTGCTGACAGGGCGCGGTTTTCGCGAACCCTTCCAACCCCTTGTGCGACTCAATCGAGAGCATTCTCGCCGGTTTGCGCCGGCGCGCCCGTGTGCTCGGCTTAATCGGACCGCAACCCCGGTCGCTTAGCTTCGCCTCGGCTTTTGGCGAATCGCCTGGCGACGCAATTGCGGCCACCATCCGTTTCGTACGAGCGCCCGTCCGGGCCTCGTCCTCAAGGGGAAGACCAGAACCATGTTGATGCGCCACGCTGTCATCGTTGCCGTCGGCCTGTTCGCAAGCGGCCCGGCCCTTGCCGATACCGAAAGCCAGACCACGGGACAGGCCGGCATCAAGCCGGCCACGGCGGCCCAGGGCGCAACGCCGGCGCACGCGGCCCCGCCCAAAGCTGCATCGACGCCTGTATCGACCCCTGCATCGACCCCGGAATCCCGCTCGGCCGCGGCACTCGCGTTGTCGCACGAGCCGACCTTCGACGAAGGCTCGGCGCAGCGCATCCGGGACGCAGCGCTCAGCTATGCCGACCTCGCGGTGCGCGGCGGCTGGCCCACCATCCCGACCGACGCGAAATTCGCGCTCGGCACGCAAGGAGCCCATGACGAATTGCTGCGCCAGCGACTGATCATGTCCGGCGACCTCGCCCACGACAAGGCAAGCGGCGCCTTCGACCAGAACCTCGGCGACGCGGTGAAGCGCTTCCAGGCCCGGCATGGCCTCGCGGCAACGGGCACGATGACGCCGCGGACGATCGCGGCGATGAACGTCTCCGTGCACAAGCGCATCCGCCAGCTCGAAGCGTCGCTGGAGCGGCTCCAGCACATGAACTTCGCGTTCGGCCAGCGCTATGTCGTGGTCAACATCCCCGCGACATTTGCCGAGGCGATCGAGAACGACGTCGTCGTGCGGCGCTATCGCGTCATCGTCGGCAAGACTGAAAAACCGTCGCCGACGCTGACTGCCGACATCACCAGCGTCGTCCTCAATCCGACTTGGACGGTGCCGGCTTCGATCGCCAAGGCCGAGATATCAGCGCATATGCGCAAGGACCCGAGCTACCTGTCGCGCATGCACATGGAGGTGCTCGACGCCCATGACAGGCCGATCGACCCGCATTCGGTCGACTGGTCCGGCACGCACACGCCGAACTTCACGGTACGCCAGCAGAACGGCACCTGGAACGCGCTCGGCGCGGTCAAGATCGACATGCCGAACTCCTATTCGGTCTACATGCACGACACCAACATGCGCAACCTGTTCAGCAACGACTACCGCTTCGACTCCCATGGCTGCTCGCGCGTCGACAACGTGCGCGATCTCGCGGCCTGGCTGCTGAAGGACCAGCCGCAATGGAGCCGCGCCGCGATCGATGCCGCGATCACCGGGGGGCAGCATCAGGAGGTCCGCGTCTCCAGGAAGATTCCGGTCGCCTGGATCTACCTCACGGCGTGGATGACCAAGGATCAGACGGTGCAGTTCCGCAACGACGTCTATAACCAGGACGAGCAGTTGCTGGAGGCGACGGCGGAAGAGGCCGCCTTCTTCAGCAATGCCGCCAATCATCCGCTGTCCGCGCACATGGTGCAGTAGCGCCATGCAATCGCGGCACTGAGCTCCCCGCCCCGCCGCGGTTGACCTCGGCTCCGAAGCCGCCGCACAGTGCGCGGCTGCGAGACGAGGTACGCGCGATGTCAGACCTTTCCAATGAGATTTCATTCGCCGACGACAAGATCCTGAAGGCCGTCTCCGACGGCGTCGGCGTGATCACCTTCAACAATCCCGGCAAGCGTAACGCGATGTCGCTGGAGATGTGGGAGGGTTTTGGCCAGGCGCTGACGAGCTTGCTCGACGACGATGCGGTGCGCGTCGTGGTGCTGCGCGGCGCCGGCGGCAAGGCGTTCGTCTCTGGTGCCGATATCAGCCAGTTCGAGAAGACCCGCCACAATGCGGCGGCGTCGGAAGAGTATGCGAAACGGAACGAAGCCCAGCGCGCGCTGCTCGCCGACTATCCGAAACCGACGATCGCCTGCATCCAGGGCTTTTGCCTCGGCGGCGGCATGCAGGTGGCGATGCTGACCGACATCCGCATCGCGTCAGCAAGCAGCCAGTTCGGTATTCCCGCGGCAAAGCTCGGCATCGCCTATGGTTATGACGGGCTGCGCCATCTGGTGTCGCTGGTCGGGCCGTCCTGGGCGCGGCTGTTGATGTACACGGGCATGCGTATCGACGCCGCGGAAGCGCTGCGCATCGGGCTCGTCGAGCGCGTCATTCCGGACGACGAGCTCTGGGGCGCGGTGATGGAGATCGCGCACACGGTTTCAGAGAACGCGCCACTCGCGATCAAGGCGGCGAAGATCACCATTGCGCAGATTTTGAAGGATGCCGGCGACCGCGACATGGAGGCGATCAAGGCGATCGGCACAGCCTGCATGGACTCGGCCGATTTTCGCGAGGGCCGGCAGGCGTTCATGGAAAAGCGCAAGCCGCAGTTTTCGGGGAAGTAGAGCCTCAAGCAGCCCCGGCGGTCCGCATTTGCTTGGCACTTGCGTGCCGAGGACCCTGCAAGATCTCCCTCAAGGCCTGAACGTTGGCGGAGCCCGCACCTTTCCGCCAGATGAGCGCAGTCCACGCCCGGTTCTCTGTTCTTCCCAACGGATGGACGCTCAAGAGCTTTCTGTCGGGAAAAGTGGTGAGAACGCTCTTTGGAATCAGGGCCACGCCCATGCCCGCAACGACGCAGCCCAACATGGCGTGATATGATGCGAGCTCGATCATGCGTTCCGGCATTTCATTTCGCTTCGCGTACCAGTCTTCGAGCCGCTTGCGATGCGGGCACCCGTGTTCGAAGACGATGATAGTACGCGGCAGCTTGATACCACTCTTGCCGATCGGCGGATGATTGACGGCCGCAATGATCGCCAACTCTTCCACGAAGGCCGGCGCCTTCTCGAACGGCGCGTCGACGATCGGTTCGGCAACGAGCGCCGCATCGATATCGCCGGCGAGAATGGCGCTCGCCAGAACCTGCGGATTGCCGGTGCGAAGCTCCAGAACCACCTCAGGATGACGCCGGTGGTATTGGCTGAGCAATCCCGGCAGCCTGACAGCCGCCGTGCTCTCCATCGCGCCGAGGCGGAACGTACCGCGGGGCTCTGCATCTTGCAGGGCGTCGCGTGCCTCATCCGCAAGCGCGAGCAAGCGATTGGCGTAGCCGAACAGCACTTGCCCCTGGGGAGCCAGATGAAGACGTTTCCCCTCTCGAATGAACAGGGCTACCCCGAGATCCTCCTCCAACTGCCGGATGCGAGTTGTGACATTGGACTGAACGCGGTGCAGCCGCTCGGCAGCCCGCGTCACACCGCCTTCGCGCACCACAGCAACGAATATCCGCAGGTCCGACAGATCCATATATCTCTCAACGTGATCAAGTATATCACAATTATTCATTATATGTGATGACACACCTTCGGTAAAGATCATGGCAGTCTCACACAGGAGCCCATCCGATGATCGTCACCGTATTTCGCACGCGACTAAATCCCGGCGTGCAGGATGAATATGGGCCGATGGCCAAACGCATGAGCGAACTGGCGCGAACAATACCCGGTTACATCTCGCACAAGGGCTTTGTCGCCGACGATGGAGAGCGCGTGACGATCGTCGAGTTCGAAACCGAGGAAGCGCTCCACCAATGGCGGATTGATCCCGAGCACGGCAAGGCAAAGAGGCGTGGGGTCGAGGCCTTCTTCAGCGAGTTCAAATTCCAGATTTGCAGTGTCATCCGGGAGCGAATGTGGACGGCAAAGGCACCCCGCGGCGTTTGAGCCCGCGATCAACCGTTGGATAAAAGCACCGGATCAGAGCGCCGCGAGCACCGCCTTGGTGATCCCCGCAGTGCCGTCGCTGCCGCCGAATTCCATCGGTTTCATGCCGCTGGCATAGGCCTTGTCGACGGCGCGGTCGATGCTGTCAGCCGCTTCGGCTGCGCCTTCGAGGCCATGCTTGTCGGCGAGCCAGTCCAGCATCATCGCGGCCGACAAGATCATGCCGGTGGGGTTGGCCTTGCCCTGCCCCATGATATCTGGCGCGGTGCCGTGGCAGGGCTGGAACACGGCGTATTTGTCGCCAATGTCGGCCGACGGCGCCATGCCGAGGCCGCCGATCAGGCTCGCGGTGATGTCGGAGACGATGTCGCCGAACATGTTCTCCATCACCATCACGTCAAAGTCCCAGGGCCGCTTCACCAGCATGGCCGAGCAGGCATCGACATAGAGCCGGTCGGTCTTTACGTCCGGATGGCGTTTTGCGATCTCGTCAAAGATGCCGCGGAAGAAGGCAAAGGCCTTGAACACATTTGCCTTGTCGACGCAGGCAAGCGCTCCGCGCTTGCCGCGCGCCTTGCGCCGCTCGGCGAGGCGGAACGAGAATTCGAACAGGCGCTCTGAGGTTCTTCGCGTGATCACCATCGTCTCCCGCGCGTCCTCATGCGTGACGACGCCCTTGCCCATCGAGGCGAACAGGCCTTCGGTGGATTCCCTGATCACGACCATGTCGATGCCGCGCTGGTCGGCGCCGACGATCGGGCTCGGCACGCCGGGAATGAGGCGCGCCGGGCGCACACCGGCATAGAGGTCGAAGATGAAGCGTAGCTCGATCTGCGGCGCGATCTCGGTATTGTCGGGGTAGCGCACCGATGGCAGGCCGCAGGCCCCGAGCAAAATCGCGTCCGCCTCCTCGCACAGCTTGATCGTGCTATCAGGCATCGACTTGCCGGTCGCGAGATAATTGTTGGCGCCGGCCGGCGCCTCGGTGAAGCGGAAGCTCAATCCCGACTTCGCCTCGATCTTGCGCAGCACCTCGAGTGCCGGCGCCATGACTTCGGGGCCGATGCCGTCACCGGCGAGCACGGCAATGTGGAAGGCGTTGTTTGCGGACATGGGGATTCCCTTGGGAGATAGAGTCATTCCGGGGCGGCACGAAGTGCCGAACCCGGAATCTCGAGATTCCGGGTTCGATGCTCGCATCGCCCCGGAATGACAGAATGTACTACGGCGTCAGCACCGAGCGCCCGACCACGGCGCCCTTCTGCAACTCCAGCAGCGCATCGTTGGCCTTGTTGAGCGGCAGCGGCGTGACGGGGATCGGCGGGATCTTCTTGGCGCGGACGAGATCGAGCAACTCCTGCGTTTCGCGCAGGTTTCCGACATAGCTGCCCTGGATGGTCACGGCCTTGATTGGGATCAGCGGCAGCGCCCAGGTCGCGCCGCCACCGAACAGGCCGACGATCACGAGCTTGCCGCCCTTGGTCAGGCAGTCGAAGCCGAGCTGCGTGGTCGCGGGATTGCCGACGAGGTCGATCACGGCGCGAATGGGCCCGCCGGCCTTTTTCGCCAACTGCTCCGGCGCATCCGGCGCCTTGCCGTCGACGGTGGCGAGTGCACCCGCCTGCTCGGCGGCCTCGCGCTTGCGAGAATCGATGTCGACGACGATGGCGCCCTTGCCGCCCATCGCCTTCAACAGCGAGAGCGCCATCAGACCGAGGCCGCCGGCGCCAAAAATCACGATCGGCGTATTGAAGTGCTGCTCGACCTTCTTCAGCGCACTGTAGGTGGTCACGCCCGAGCAGGCATAGGGCGCGGTCGTCGCGGGATCGAGGCCTTTGAGGTTGAGCAGGTAGCGCGGATGCGGCACCAGCATGTGGTCGGCATAGCCACCGTCGCAGTAGACGCCGAGCGAACGCGGCGTCAGGCACATGTTCTCGTCGCCGCCGCGGCAGGTCTCGCATTTTCCGCAGCCGATCCAGGGATAGACCAGGCCGACATCGCCGAGCCTCAGTTCACCCTGGTCGGACGGCTTGACGTCGGGACCGAACGCCAGGACCTCGCCGACCGTCTCGTGACCCATGGTCAGCGGCAGTGCGATGCCGCGATCCTTCAATGACAGCGGTTTGCGGCCGTGGCCGAGATCGTAGCCGCCTTCCCAGATGTGGAGGTCGCTGTGGCAGACACCGGCGGCCTTGACCTTGATCAGCACCTGCGTGCCCGACGGCTGCGGCGTCGCCTCGTCGAACTCCTTCAGCGGTGCCTTGAAATCGGCGACCTTGAAACTCTTCATGAGCGTTCTCCCGCATGCTTCTTGTTGTCGCCGGCAGCATGCCATGCCGGCCGCAACGAGACAAACTCGGGCTTGTCTTAGGTTAGACCAGCGGATGATGGCAAGCGACGAGCTGGCGCGGGGCGATTTCGCGCAGTTCCGGCATCTCGGCGCTGCAACGCTGATCGGCGCGCGGGCAGCGGGTGCGGAAGCGGCAGCCCGAGGGCGGCGCAATCGGCGATGGTGGCTCGCCTGTCGCCACACTTTCCGCGGGCCGCACGTCGGGATTGGGGACCGGGATCGCCTCCAACAGCAGCGCCGTGTAGGGATGCGCGGGCTTTGCGAACAATTGCTCCGACGGCCCGACCTCGCACAGCCGGCCGAGATACATCACCGCGACCCGGTCGCTGACGGCTTTGACCACCGCGAGGTCATGCGCGATGAACAGCAGCGTCAGGCCGAACCGCGCCTTCATCTCCTCCAGCAGATTGAGGATTTGCGCGCGAATGGAGACGTCCAGCGCCGAGACCGGCTCGTCGCAGACGATGAATTCGGGATTGAGCACCAGCGCACGCGCGATGCAGATGCGCTGGCACTGGCCGCCGGAAAATTCGTGCGGAAGGCGTCCGACCACGAGATCCGGATCGAGGCCGACCGCGCTCAGCACCTCCCAGACGATCTGTTTGCGCTTTTCCGCATCCTTGACCCCAGCGATGATCAGGGGCTCGGCGACGATGTCGCCGATGCGCCGGCGCGGATTGAGCGAGGCGATCGGGTCCTGGAAGATGAGCTGCACGCGCTGCCGCATCTTGCGCAGGGTCTCGCCCTGCATCGCCGTGAGATCGTGGCCGTCGAACAGCACGCTGCCGGATTTGGGGCGCCGCAATTGCAGGACGGCGCGGCCGAGCGTCGACTTGCCGCACCCGGATTCACCGACCAGGCCCAGCGTCTCGCCACGTGCGACCTCAAGGCTGACGCCAGACACGGCGTGGACGGTCCTGTTGCCGAGACCGTATTCGACGACGAGATCGTCCACCTTCAACAGCGGTTCGTCGGAGGGGTTGCGGGCAGCGAGCTGCATCATGCGCCGACATCCTCGGCCATCTGGATCGGATGGAAGCAGGCGTAGAAATGTCCTGCGGTCTCGGCGGCGGAGAGATCAGGCTTGGCCTGATGGCAGCGACCGGCGGCGTAGCGGCAGCGCGGCGCGAACGAGCAGCCCGGCAGCGGCCGCGTCGGATCCGGCGGACGGCCGGAGATCGCCGGCAGCGGCGTATGCGGCGCGGTCTCGAGTTTTGGGATCGCCGCCAGCAGCGCCTCGGTGTAGGGCATGTGCATCCGCTTGAACAAGGCCTGCGTCGGCGCGCGCTCCACCACCCTTCCCGCATACATCACCGCGACCTCGTCGGTGCGCCCCGCCACAACGCCGAGATCGTGGGTGATCAGGATCATCGCCATGTGGCGGCGGCGCTGCTCGCGCGCCAGGAGATCGAGGATCTGCGCCTGGATCGTCACGTCGAGCGCCGTGGTCGGCTCGTCCGCGATCAGAAGTTTTGGCTCGCAGGACAGCGCGATCGCAATCGCGATGCGCTGGCGCATGCCGCCGGAACATTGATGCGGATACTGCGCGAGCCGCTGCTCCGGCGCAGGGATGCCGACTGCCGTCAGCAGCTCGATGCTGCGCTTCTTCGCGGCCGGCGCGTCGAGCTCGAGATGCTCCTGGATCGTTTCCATCAATTGTGTGCCGATCGTCAGCACCGGATTGAGCGAGGTCATCGGGTCCTGGAACACGACCGCGAGATCACGCCCGCGCAATTTGCGCAAGCTTTCAGGGTCGAGCCGCGCCAGATCCTGGCCGTCGAACATCACACGCCCGGTGAGCTTGGCCTTCTTCGGCAGCAACTGCAGGATCGCGCGCGACAGCATGGTCTTGCCGCAGCCGGATTCGCCGACCACGCCGAGCGTGCGCCCGGCCTCCAGCGTGAGGTCGACATGATCGACGGCGCGCAGATTGCCGCGTGGCGTCGGCAGCTCGACCGCAACGTCCTGGATGGACAGCAAGGCCCCGCTCACAGCGCCCCCTGACGCGGGTCGGTGAGCGCCCGCAAGGTGTCGCCGACCAGATTGAAGGACAGCACCGTGACGAACATCGCGACGGCCGGCAGGAAGGCGAGCCGCGGCGCCATCTCGAGGCTCTCGCGCCCCTCCCCGATCATGCTGCCCCAGCTCGCCATGGGCGGCGGCACGCCTAATCCGAGGAACGACAGCGAGCCCTCGGCCACGATGGTGACGGCGACACCGAGCAGGAAGAAGGCGAACAGCGGCAGGAACACATTCGGCAACAGCTCGCGCAGCAGGATGCGCGCATGCGTGGCACCGAGCGCCTCGGCCGCGATTACGAATTCCCGCCGCGCCAGCGTCAGCGTCGCCGCGCGCGACACCCGCATGAAGGCAGGGATGCCGAGGAAGCCGAGAATGAACGTGAGATTCGGAATCGACTGGCCGAGATAGGCGACCACCGCGAGCGCAAAAATCAGCGGCGGAAAGGCGAGCAGCACGTCCATGCTGCCGACCACAAGCGTCTCGAACCGGCCGCGGAAATAGCCGGCGAGCAGGCCGAGCGCGCCGCCGACGGTCAGGCCGATCAGCGGCGCACACAGGCCGACCGTGAGCGACACCCGCGCGCCCCAGATCAGGCGGGACAGCTCGTCGCGGCCGAGCCCGTCGGTGCCGAGCCAATGCTCGGTCGAGATCCAGGCGCGACGCTCCAGCATGTCCATGTCGACAGGGTTTTGCAGCGGCAAGACCGGCGCGAGGATCGCCACCGCGAAGATGATCACGATCCAGGAGATGGCGAACCAGAACAGAAGTCCGAGCCTGCGCTTGCGCCGCACCGGCTGTTCGACCTCTTCAGGCAGCGAGAGTTCAAGCGTGGCCATGGCGAATCCTGGGATCGAGGACCGCATAGAGCATGTCGACGATGAAGTTCATGATCACGAAGCCGGCGGCGACCAGCAGCACCACGCCCTGGAGGATGATGAGGTCGCGGGTGAGGATCGCACCGACCAGCAGACGGCCGATGCCCGGCAGCGCAAAAATCGATTCCACGATCAGCGCGCCGCCGATCAGACGGCCGATATTGATGCCCGTGATGGTGACGAGTGTCAGCGACGACGGCTTGAGCGCATGCACGAACAAAATACGCGCCGGCTTCAGACCCTTGGCCTTCGCCAGCGAAATATAGTCCTCCTGCAAGGTCGCGATCATGTCGGAGCGCAGCACCCGCATGATGCCGGGCCATTCCGCGAGCGCCAGCGTAAGCGCGGGCAGGACGAAGAATCGCAGGTTTGCGATGGGGTCTTCCGTCAACGGCACATAGCCCGTGGCCGGCAGCCAGTGCAGCTCGACCGCGAACAAATAGATCAGGAGGATCGCGGAGAGGAAGGACGGCACCGACAGCATGGCAAAGGCGCTGCCGGTCATGAAGCGATCGAACGCGCTGCCGGCGCGGGCGGCGCAGGCGATCGCGAGCGGCACGCCGATCACGAGCCCGATGATCTCGGCGAGCAGCATCAGCTCGATCGAAACCGGAATCCGCTCGGCGACCGCCTGCAGCACCGTCTGCCCGGTGCGGAACGAGCGGCCGAGATCGCCCTGCACGACCTGGCCGACCCAGCTGAGGTATCGCCACCACAACGGCTGATCGAGGCCCATGTCATGGCGCAGTGCGGCGACCTTTTCCGGCGTCGCCTGATCACCCAGGATGACATAGGCGAGATCGCCCGGCAGCAGCGAAGCGATCAGGAACGTGAGCAGCGAGACGGCGAGCAACACCGGCACGAGATAGATGAGCCGCCGAACGATGAAGTTGAGCATCGCAGGCTCAGTCCAGCCAGACGTTGGAGACGTCCAGCACGCTGTTGTACATCTTCGGCAGGCCCTTCACCCGGCTCGACGAGAGGGCGTAGTAGGTGTTCTGGAAGGTCCAGAACCAGATCGCCTCCTTGTTGATCAGGCGGCTGACCGCGCAATAGTCCTCACTGCGCTTGTCGATGTCGGCGGTCGACCGCGCGTGATCGAGCAGGCGGTCGAGCTCCGGATCGGAAAAGTTGGCGAGCGCGACCGGGCTGCCGGTCTTGAAATTGGCGTACATCTGCGGATCGGGATCGGCGAGGTCGACGATGCGCCACGGCGTCAACTGGAACTGACGCATGAAGGCGCGCGGCACGATGGTGGCCTGATCGATCTGCTCGATCTCCATGTTGGCGCCGACCCGCTTCCAGAACTGCTGGAGTACCTGGCCGATCATACGTCCGCGCGGCGTCGCGGAGACGATCATCTTGAAGTCGACCGGCTTGCCGTAGTCCTTGAGCAGCGCCTTGGCCTTCTCGGCATCTTCGGGCAGCGCACCATCGTCCTTGCACTTGACCCAGGAGCCGCTGCCGTAGGGGTTGCTGGCAGGCTTCGCCAGACCGTTGGTGGTCGCCTGCGACATCTTCTTGCGATCGAGCGCCATCACCAGCGCCTGGCGCACGCGCACGTCGTCGAACGGCGGTGCCTTGGTGTTGAAAGCGTAGACCTGGGCGCCCGATCCCGTATAGGCGTGCACGGTCAGCTTGGAATCCTTCTGCGCCTTCTGGATGTTGTCGGCGTCATATTCGTCGTCCCAGATGATGTCGGCTTCGCCCGATTGCAGCGAGGCGAAGCGCGACTGGGCATCCGGCAGCGGCTTCAGGGTGATGCGGTCGAGATAGGGTTTGCCCTTGTCCCAATAGTCCGGATTCTTTTCCAGGATCATGCGGTCGCCCGCGGTCCAGGATTTCAGGATGTACGGACCGGTGCCGACCGGGTTGCGGTTGTAGTCGTCGCCCTTGGTCTTCCACGCGGTCGGCGACTGCATCGCGTTGTTGGAGCTCTGGATGGTCACCGTCGCCGGGAAATTCACGGACGGGTCGCTGAAATTATAGACCACCGTGAGATCGTCGGTCGCCTGCACGCTGATGATGGTGGAGATGTAGAAGGCGCAGCGGCACTTGTTGGCGGGATCCTTCTGGCGGTCGAAATTCTCCTTCACGGCCTGCGCATTGAACGGCGTGCCGTCGTGGAATCTGACGCCGGGCCGCAGCTTGAAGGTCCAGGTCTTGAAGTCGTCGGAATGCGCCCATGACAGCGCAAGTTTCGGCTTCAACTCGCCCTTCTCGTCGAGCGCGACAAGCGTGTCGAAGATCGCGGCGGCCGCCGTGAAACCCGAGGAGTCGTAGACGCCGACCTTGAGCGGATCGAAGCCGGGAATATCCAGTTCCTGGCCGACGGTAATGCTGCCGCCCGATTTCTGGGCTTGCGCGGGCTGGGCCAGCGTCCCAAGCGCAAATGCCGTCACAAGGAAAATCGGCGCAAGCCCGCGCGCTGCGGCAGCCGCGTTCGTCATGGTGTCCTCCCAAAGTCTCTCGTCCGATGTTTCGGATCGCTTGTGACTTGGTCGAGATTGGCGAGATTCACCGGCGACGGCAAGAGGAACGCGCGCGCGAGTTGAATCGCCGCACGTCTCGTCCGCTGTGCGGAATAAAGCTAGCTCGAGGCAGCGGCCTTGTTCGATGTTCCTTCGGCCTCACCAAGACCCGCCTCACGCAAAAACTCCTGCGTGTGCTCGCCGAGCACGGACATGTGCTTGCCAGCGCTCACATCGGCGCCCGACATCCGGAACGGCAGATTCAGCACCTGGAACGTGCCACCCTCGTCCGTCACGTCGGTGAGCGCCCGACGATGCGTCAATTGCGGATCGGCCAACGCTTCG from Bradyrhizobium arachidis carries:
- a CDS encoding murein L,D-transpeptidase; its protein translation is MLMRHAVIVAVGLFASGPALADTESQTTGQAGIKPATAAQGATPAHAAPPKAASTPVSTPASTPESRSAAALALSHEPTFDEGSAQRIRDAALSYADLAVRGGWPTIPTDAKFALGTQGAHDELLRQRLIMSGDLAHDKASGAFDQNLGDAVKRFQARHGLAATGTMTPRTIAAMNVSVHKRIRQLEASLERLQHMNFAFGQRYVVVNIPATFAEAIENDVVVRRYRVIVGKTEKPSPTLTADITSVVLNPTWTVPASIAKAEISAHMRKDPSYLSRMHMEVLDAHDRPIDPHSVDWSGTHTPNFTVRQQNGTWNALGAVKIDMPNSYSVYMHDTNMRNLFSNDYRFDSHGCSRVDNVRDLAAWLLKDQPQWSRAAIDAAITGGQHQEVRVSRKIPVAWIYLTAWMTKDQTVQFRNDVYNQDEQLLEATAEEAAFFSNAANHPLSAHMVQ
- a CDS encoding helix-turn-helix domain-containing protein, producing the protein MKQRSAGKPDIELGKRIRLRRVEMKISQAELGEKLGVSFQQVQKYEKGVNRVGAARLQQIASALDVPVTFFYDGDNKAREVESLLFLDSAFSLRLLRAYSKIKDQTVQRQLVSLMESIAANES
- a CDS encoding LysR family transcriptional regulator — translated: MDLSDLRIFVAVVREGGVTRAAERLHRVQSNVTTRIRQLEEDLGVALFIREGKRLHLAPQGQVLFGYANRLLALADEARDALQDAEPRGTFRLGAMESTAAVRLPGLLSQYHRRHPEVVLELRTGNPQVLASAILAGDIDAALVAEPIVDAPFEKAPAFVEELAIIAAVNHPPIGKSGIKLPRTIIVFEHGCPHRKRLEDWYAKRNEMPERMIELASYHAMLGCVVAGMGVALIPKSVLTTFPDRKLLSVHPLGRTENRAWTALIWRKGAGSANVQALREILQGPRHASAKQMRTAGAA
- a CDS encoding enoyl-CoA hydratase, producing MSDLSNEISFADDKILKAVSDGVGVITFNNPGKRNAMSLEMWEGFGQALTSLLDDDAVRVVVLRGAGGKAFVSGADISQFEKTRHNAAASEEYAKRNEAQRALLADYPKPTIACIQGFCLGGGMQVAMLTDIRIASASSQFGIPAAKLGIAYGYDGLRHLVSLVGPSWARLLMYTGMRIDAAEALRIGLVERVIPDDELWGAVMEIAHTVSENAPLAIKAAKITIAQILKDAGDRDMEAIKAIGTACMDSADFREGRQAFMEKRKPQFSGK
- a CDS encoding antibiotic biosynthesis monooxygenase, translated to MIVTVFRTRLNPGVQDEYGPMAKRMSELARTIPGYISHKGFVADDGERVTIVEFETEEALHQWRIDPEHGKAKRRGVEAFFSEFKFQICSVIRERMWTAKAPRGV
- a CDS encoding LysR family transcriptional regulator: MHLLAERGVPLEERQKAILSGLSDWDAARIFLEVVRRGSFRSAAERLSLSINAVRRKIDDFERQIGATLFTRDVHGTHLTDEGALVVSAVERMEAATFDVMRASDSVANALSGEVRVAITEGLGTFWLAPRLVEFQQAYPHILVDLHCAMRSADVSRHEADVAIHLSRPSALDIKLVRLGRMHLMFWAAEKYIEKYGAPRTAMELIKHRLVLQFADQIAAKETFESFFPGVAERDLLVMKTNVSSANYWAVANGAGIGVFPSYAIALGGKLVPLEVELNRPLDIWLSYHPGSGRIPRVRHMIDWLIEAFNPARFPWFKDEFVHPREFKEVYMGEPLTQLFGGFSTEER
- a CDS encoding isocitrate/isopropylmalate dehydrogenase family protein, with protein sequence MSANNAFHIAVLAGDGIGPEVMAPALEVLRKIEAKSGLSFRFTEAPAGANNYLATGKSMPDSTIKLCEEADAILLGACGLPSVRYPDNTEIAPQIELRFIFDLYAGVRPARLIPGVPSPIVGADQRGIDMVVIRESTEGLFASMGKGVVTHEDARETMVITRRTSERLFEFSFRLAERRKARGKRGALACVDKANVFKAFAFFRGIFDEIAKRHPDVKTDRLYVDACSAMLVKRPWDFDVMVMENMFGDIVSDITASLIGGLGMAPSADIGDKYAVFQPCHGTAPDIMGQGKANPTGMILSAAMMLDWLADKHGLEGAAEAADSIDRAVDKAYASGMKPMEFGGSDGTAGITKAVLAAL